The sequence taaaaggttttaaaattttaaaaatctctAGAATTTGAcctcttaattaattagtattggTATCTCATAGTCGTAGATTCTATGAGTTTATAAAATagaactttaatttttttaatttcatcaaattattccaaaaaattataaaaaaggaaaaagagaaaaatacaCGCTGAAGTTAGGGCCAATTGGAAGCTAAGGCCCTcgttttttttccttattccCCTTCCCGCTCTGCCCCAAACTAGTCCCACTCCCACCTTACCGCCGTCGCTAccacctctctctctcactctctCTCAACAGAGAGCGAGTCTGTACAAAAACAATCAACCAATCGAAAAAAGATGTCAGCAAAATGGAGGGCAATACAGCATCGTCACCGCTACACATACAGTGCAGTGATATTCCCATCATCGTTCACAGACTCATTATCTCAATCTCTCTTACCCTTAAACCCAAAGTCTTTACCTTTCTTTAACCAACTCAATAACCTCGTTTCTCTGACTTCAATTTACTCTCAAGTAACCAGTGCCAAAAACCTCTCTTCGTCTTTCACTAACTTATTATCGTCTATAAATTATGATGACGATGATGCATCACTTCTAAAAAcggcttcttttttttatttacagcTTCTGTTTCTTGAAAATTCTTTGCCTTTGCATAGAACTTTAGTTTCTGCTTTATCTAAAGTTAGTAATAAAGATTACCAGTCTTTGGTTTGTGGGTGTTTTAGGGAGATTTGTGAGGAGTATGGTAGTGGAGATGGTAAAGAGTATAAAAGTAAGCGGTTTTGTTTATCAAGAGTGGCTTTATCTATACTGGGTATGCCAAAGTTGGTATATTTAGTTGATGTTATTGAAGATTGTGCTGTTTTGGTTGCTTGGGATGTTGTTTTGGGGTTAGATAGTGTCCTTTTGGAGATTCAGGACTGGGCTAGGCCTTCTCCTATTGTTATGGAGCAATGTCAAGAGGCGCTGTCTTGTTCTTATTACTTGCTTCAGCGGTTTCCGGATAAATTTAAGGAGGATTTGGAAGGTTTTGATGGTGTAGAATTCAATATTATGGAAAGAATTTTATTGGTTTTGATAAGTTTGTTGAAATCTATGGCCTTTTCAAGAGATTGTTTTGTGGCAGCTGGTGTGAGCCTGTGTGCTGCTTTGCAAGTTTGTCTTAGTGCTCAGGAGCTTGGCTTGTTTATTATTCAAGGTATTTTCAGTCAAACTACTTGTAATGTTTATGGTAATAATTGTGATGGTGGTGAGTTTAGGGATGCACTTTTAAAGGTTCCATTTAAAGGGGACTTGATTTCAGAAGTAGGTAGTTTTTCTGTTTTAAGTAGACTCTGCTTGATAAGAGGGATTCTTACTGCTGTTTCGAGGACAGTATTAAATTTGCAGTTTGTTGAATCTAGTAGTAAATTAAATGGTCATGAGGGAAATGGAACTTGTGCAAGTTCTGTTAAGACCATTTTGTATGATGGGATTTTGCCTGAGCTATGTAACTATTGTGAGAACCCTATTGACAgccattttaattttcataccTTGACGGTGATGCAGATTTGTTTGCAACAGATGAAGACCTCATTGTTGGCTAATCTAATTGATTTATCAGATAATTATGATCCCATGCCAGAGGAGATGGGGTCTCGGATACTTAGAATCATATGGAATAATTTGGAAGATCCTTTAAGTCAAACAGTGAAACAAGTTCATCAGGTTTTTGATCTGTTCTTAGACATTCAATCAACTCTTCGCTTGGGAGTGGGTAgtcagaaaataaaatcatttctAGAAAAGATTGCTTCAGATCTTCTCCCACTAGGCTCACGTTGTAAGGGAAGATATATCCCTTTAGCTTTGTTGACTAAGAGGCTGGGGCCAAAAAGTATGCTTGAAATGTGTCCTGACCTGCTCTTTGAAACTGTACAAGCCTACATTGATGATGATGTGTGCTGTGCTGCCACAACATTCTTGAAATGTTTTCTTGAGTGCTTGCGTGATGAGTGTTGGAACAACAATGGTGTTGAGGAAGGGTATGCAGTTTATAGGGGGCTTTGCTTGCCCCCTTTTCTATATGGGCTCACATCTGGGGTTTCAAAGCTTCGCTCGAATCTTAATACTTATGCTCTGCCAATTTTACTAGAAGTTGATGTGGATAGCATATTTCCTATGCTTTCTTTCATCTCAGTTGGGCCTATTGGAGAAGAGAATGGGTTGTCATTTCCTAAGCTAAGTGCTACAGATGTAGAACTGGGAGTTGGACAACAAGTGGCTGTTTTAGTCTCTTTATTTAAGGTCTGTCGTTCACTTGCTTTGATTGAAGGGGATATTGATTTATATGAAAATGCAGCAGCACTTGAGGCAGAAGGTGTGCTGGAAGCAGAAGTTAAGAATTTATACGCTCTCGTCTGCATCAAGGGGATAAAGGTTAAGGTCCCCGTTGAATGGCTAGCATTGGCGCTGATGCATTCTGACGAATTGCTCCGTGTTGATGCTGCAGAGTCGCTCTTCTTAAACCCCAAAACAGCTAGTCTTCCTTCCCATCTAGAATTGACCCTTCTGAAAAAAGCTGTGCCATTGAACATGAGAAGTTGCTCTACAGGTTTCCAGATGAAGTGGACCAGTTTGTTCAGAAAGTTCTTTTCTCGAGTTCGAACAGCCTTGGAGAGACAGTTTAAGCATGGGAGCTGGCAACCCCTTGCGAACTATCAAAAGGAGTCACAATCAGCTAAGGGAACTGAAGAAGCTCTAGTTAATAGGGCAGGGGATCTATTCAATTTTATGAGATGGTTGTctagtttcttatttttctcatgCTATCCCTCTGCTccttacaaaagaaaaataatggcCATGGAGCTCATACTGATAATGCTTAATGTTTGGCCTATTGTACCACCTTCTGAAGATAGGTGTCCTTCAATTGCTCCTGAATGCAGTCTCTGTCCTTACAGTATAGGAATAACTTCACCTGAATCAGCCTTGTTACTAGTTGGATCTATTATTGATAGTTGGGACAGGCTAAGAGAGAGTTCTTTTCGCATATTGCTATACTTTCCTACCCCCCTTCCTGGCATTTCAAGTGAAGAAATGGTCCAGAGAGTGATTGCATGGGCTAAGAACTTAGTCAGCAGTCCACGTGTGAGAGAAAGTGATGCTGGGGCACTGACTTTAAAGCTTATATTCAGGAAGTATGTCTTGGAACTAGGATGGATTGTCAGACCTAGTATTGATGGTGTTTGCTTTCAGTATCAATGTGAACTAGTCAATGAAGATAGTCATATCATTGAGCCTAGGCATCCTGTAGTAGAGtatataaaatcattaattGGTTGGTTGAATGTGGCCGTGGTGGAGGGTGAGAGGGATCTTTCTGAAGCCTGCAAAAACAGCTTTGTCCATGGTGTATTGCTTACTCTACGATATACGTTTGATGAATTGGATTGGAATTCTGATGCTGTCATGTCTAGTATTTTGGAAATGAGAGAAGCATTGGCGAAGCTTTTGGGATTGGTTATGCGAATTACTTCATTAGCACTTTGGGTCGTTTCTGCAGATGCTTGGTATCTTCCTGACATGGATGATATGGGTGATGATGATAATTACTTGATGGATGAATTGGATATGGTAGGACCATCAGAACATGTGAATGGTGACTCCAAACATGGGCAGGATAATAGACCAGAACAAATTGTCATGGTTGGTTGCTGGCTGGCTATGAAAGAGGTACTTTGCAATATGGTTAAGAATGccaattctaaaatcaattctTGACTGCATAATAGTGCTTTGACCATTGGAGCAAATGAAGTATTGGTACCAGAAACTATTCTTAAGCTGATTTTTGATGGCTGATACTATTTGTTTTAAGTATGAAATGATGTAGGAAATTTTTGAAGTTATAACTTGCATGTCCAAGCTTATTGGATTAATTAAAGCATTTTTTTTGTCTCGGTTTCAGGTGAGCCTTCTCCTGGGAACTATCATAAGAAAAGTTCCTTTACCAAGTAATAGTTGCTCACGTTCTCTAGAGGTTTCTATGTCTAATGCCGGTGATTCTTCTGAAATGTCAACATCCATTGCGGTACTCGATTTGAAACAACTTGAAGAAATTGGGAACCACTTCTTGGAAGTTCTTTTGAAGATGAAGCATAATGGAGCAATTGATAAGACAAGAGCTGGATTCACAGCCCTTTGCAACCGTTTGCTTTGCTCCAATGATCCCCGGTATGTTCCTCTTACATCATTCCTAAGCCCACTCCTCTTGTTTCAGTCCCTCTTGATCTCTGTTACATAGGAAAATAGTTGCTgtgaaagagagaagaaaagagttcaaaattgaagagaagttttgagaaaagaatagaGGAAAATACAGGAAGAAGTAGGAGATTAGATATGTCTtcgagaaagaaagagaatgtGCAATTGTTCCTTAAAACTAACTACATGGAATTTCAGTTTCAGAAGTCATAAAACATACTAGGTTATAGGCCTtcataaagatttaaattctGCTACTTGTCTTGTTAGGATCAGAGATCCCAAAGTGTAAGAATAATGAACCTATATTCTTAAAGAATAATGAACTCATATTCCTTGGGGAAGATCTGAACTGGGAAGGACGTTATATTTCTAGTCAGAAATAGTCACTAAAGTTTGAAAGCtaaatcaacaaaataacaattcCTAAATCTTTTCTTCCTTGACAACATCTCTTTCTAACCCACTCTATACCTTTGTCTGCGCGCGCGCGCTCacgtgtgtgtgtgtgtgtgctCATCTTAAGTGAAATGTTTTTTGTCAATCATTTAATATAGGTTGACTAAATCTATGTTTAATGATTGACATAAATATAAGCATAATATGCATTTCTTCATTTCTCCATTGTTTCAGGGTTGAATCTCTATCAAGATTCTGAGTCTTTTTTTGGGAACGATTTTCATAGTTTAATCTGATACTTGAAAgggaaattttcttttcctatacATGTGCGCCAATTAGATGACATAGTTTGGTCAGAATATGTCTGTTCCTTAATTCTTCAAGGAGGGGAAAGAATGTATGAGCTAATCATTTACAATGTGAGTGCTTAACAGAATCATATTTGTATTTGTACCTTGCCAATATCTGGAATCTGCATACAATTCCTGGGAGAAGGATTAAAATGTTtagttgagaaaataaaaaacgaAAGCAGATAGCATGCtgctattcttttttttttcttcttcttttgggCATGTCCATATTCTCATGTTATCTTTCCTCTTTAGGCTTTGTAAATTGACAGAGTCGTGGATGGATCAACTTATGCAAAGAACCGTGTCCAAAGGACAAACTGTGGATGATTTGTTAAGGAGAAGTGCTGGTATTCCTGCAGCATTTActgctctttttctttcagaaCCAGAAGGGGCACCGAAGAAGCTTCTCCCGCGGGCTCTAAAGTGGCTAATAAATGTAGCTAACAGCTCTTTGCTGGGTCCAGTTGATACAAAGGGCATAATTGCTGACTCATGCAAGTTTTCATTAGCAGTGTCGGACAAAAAACTTGATTCTGCAAAGTCATCCGAGATGCATGTGATGGAAAAGACCTCAAAGATCCGAGATGAGGGTGTAATTCCTACAGTACATGCATTTAATGTTCTTAGAGCTGCTTTCAATGACACAAACCTGGCAACTGATACTTCTGGTTTTTCTGCGGATGCCTTGATTGTTGCAATTCGCTCTTTCTCTTCTCCGTACTGGGAGGTACGAAATAGTGCCTGCCTCGCGTACACCGCCTTGCTGCGGCGTATGATTGGATTCCTAAATGTTCAAAAGCGAGAATCTGCACGGCGTGCATTAACTGGGCTTGAGTTTTTCCACAGGTATGGATTCTCTGATTAGGAGGGTTTATAACTGATGTTTCTATTTTCCATATGGCATAGTTCGGGTGGTTTTGATGATGTCATAAACTTTTAGGAATTCATGCATAAGCATCAAAGTTCAGAAACATTTTTTAGTGTGCGAAGGTTAGAGTCTACAGTGGAAAATAGTCTTCCAAAACTCTGTAAGAGAATTACCCATCATCTGGGGGTTCATTGTTTTTATATCTTATCTTATTATCATGAGTTCCTTCCAGTTAAATATTTAGAGCAATATTTTCTGTTCATCAAATGGCAACTAACAGTTTTTCTTGCCTGAAGGTATCCCACATTACATGCATTTTTTTACAACGAACTGAAAGTTGCAACTGATATGCTTATGGATGCAACCTCTGGCCATTCAGAATCCAACCTAGCCAAGGTTGTCCACCCAAGCTTGTGCCCAATGTTGATTCTTTTATCCAGGCTCAAGCCTTCAACAATTGCAAGTGAGAGTGGGGATGATCTGGATCCTTTCCTGTTTATGCCATTCATCAGGAGGTGCTCAACTCAGAGCAACCTGAGAATTCGTGTTCTTGCATCCAAGGCTTTAATGGGCTTGGTGTCTAATGAGAAACTTCCAGTTGTTCTCCTGAATATTGCTTCTGAATTGCCTTGCATGAAAAACCCAGTCACTTCTTCTATTTCCTCAATGATAGTGAACCCAAATGTTGGAATCTACAATGCTTCCTTCAATTCAATTCATGGAATGCTATTGCAACTAGGATCTCTTCTAGATGCAAATTGTAGAAACCTGGCTGATgttgcaaagaaagaaaagattctTGGGGATTTGATAGAAGTTCTGACTACATGTTCATGGATTGCAAGCCCAAAATGGTGTCCTTGCCCCATCCTCAATACCTCGTTTGTGAGAGCACTTGATCGCATGCTCAGTATTGCAAGAACAGGGTATACAAGTAAACATTTCTATGCTATTCGCAATCTGCTGTTGGAGCTTTCTACTGTATCCTTAGATGTAGAGGATTCTTATGGACTATCATATTATGATCCAACTATATCAGAACTTCGTGAACAAGCAGCCATATCCTACTTCAGTTGTGTGTTTCAGGCATCTAAAGTAGAAGAAATTCTGCAGATGCCACAAATGCATCTGTCACCTGATGTAAAGTTGTTGAACCTATCTGAAACAAATTCTTTTACTGGACTCCCTGAAAGGTTGATTCGGTCCTTGTCAGATTCATCATATGAAGTTCGACTTGCAACGTTGAAGTGGCTGCTGAAGTTTCTAAAGTCAACAGAATCTAAAATTGAGG comes from Ricinus communis isolate WT05 ecotype wild-type chromosome 5, ASM1957865v1, whole genome shotgun sequence and encodes:
- the LOC8276044 gene encoding thyroid adenoma-associated protein homolog isoform X1, translated to MSAKWRAIQHRHRYTYSAVIFPSSFTDSLSQSLLPLNPKSLPFFNQLNNLVSLTSIYSQVTSAKNLSSSFTNLLSSINYDDDDASLLKTASFFYLQLLFLENSLPLHRTLVSALSKVSNKDYQSLVCGCFREICEEYGSGDGKEYKSKRFCLSRVALSILGMPKLVYLVDVIEDCAVLVAWDVVLGLDSVLLEIQDWARPSPIVMEQCQEALSCSYYLLQRFPDKFKEDLEGFDGVEFNIMERILLVLISLLKSMAFSRDCFVAAGVSLCAALQVCLSAQELGLFIIQGIFSQTTCNVYGNNCDGGEFRDALLKVPFKGDLISEVGSFSVLSRLCLIRGILTAVSRTVLNLQFVESSSKLNGHEGNGTCASSVKTILYDGILPELCNYCENPIDSHFNFHTLTVMQICLQQMKTSLLANLIDLSDNYDPMPEEMGSRILRIIWNNLEDPLSQTVKQVHQVFDLFLDIQSTLRLGVGSQKIKSFLEKIASDLLPLGSRCKGRYIPLALLTKRLGPKSMLEMCPDLLFETVQAYIDDDVCCAATTFLKCFLECLRDECWNNNGVEEGYAVYRGLCLPPFLYGLTSGVSKLRSNLNTYALPILLEVDVDSIFPMLSFISVGPIGEENGLSFPKLSATDVELGVGQQVAVLVSLFKVCRSLALIEGDIDLYENAAALEAEGVLEAEVKNLYALVCIKGIKVKVPVEWLALALMHSDELLRVDAAESLFLNPKTASLPSHLELTLLKKAVPLNMRSCSTGFQMKWTSLFRKFFSRVRTALERQFKHGSWQPLANYQKESQSAKGTEEALVNRAGDLFNFMRWLSSFLFFSCYPSAPYKRKIMAMELILIMLNVWPIVPPSEDRCPSIAPECSLCPYSIGITSPESALLLVGSIIDSWDRLRESSFRILLYFPTPLPGISSEEMVQRVIAWAKNLVSSPRVRESDAGALTLKLIFRKYVLELGWIVRPSIDGVCFQYQCELVNEDSHIIEPRHPVVEYIKSLIGWLNVAVVEGERDLSEACKNSFVHGVLLTLRYTFDELDWNSDAVMSSILEMREALAKLLGLVMRITSLALWVVSADAWYLPDMDDMGDDDNYLMDELDMVGPSEHVNGDSKHGQDNRPEQIVMVGCWLAMKEVSLLLGTIIRKVPLPSNSCSRSLEVSMSNAGDSSEMSTSIAVLDLKQLEEIGNHFLEVLLKMKHNGAIDKTRAGFTALCNRLLCSNDPRLCKLTESWMDQLMQRTVSKGQTVDDLLRRSAGIPAAFTALFLSEPEGAPKKLLPRALKWLINVANSSLLGPVDTKGIIADSCKFSLAVSDKKLDSAKSSEMHVMEKTSKIRDEGVIPTVHAFNVLRAAFNDTNLATDTSGFSADALIVAIRSFSSPYWEVRNSACLAYTALLRRMIGFLNVQKRESARRALTGLEFFHRYPTLHAFFYNELKVATDMLMDATSGHSESNLAKVVHPSLCPMLILLSRLKPSTIASESGDDLDPFLFMPFIRRCSTQSNLRIRVLASKALMGLVSNEKLPVVLLNIASELPCMKNPVTSSISSMIVNPNVGIYNASFNSIHGMLLQLGSLLDANCRNLADVAKKEKILGDLIEVLTTCSWIASPKWCPCPILNTSFVRALDRMLSIARTGYTSKHFYAIRNLLLELSTVSLDVEDSYGLSYYDPTISELREQAAISYFSCVFQASKVEEILQMPQMHLSPDVKLLNLSETNSFTGLPERLIRSLSDSSYEVRLATLKWLLKFLKSTESKIEVHGIFSSGVRSIQQWNNANLQATMLKLLNSEENHRCMNYILRILSFWNLVQFKKLDGEKCTNTSYVGNLGFDSMCQFWDKLVSLYKLTRHTKTRETLICCMAICVRQYANLLTSYVLANVDESSSRCSASDQLGKSIHLYECIEYFVNVIKEQSSASEPVNMREAAAESIIASGLLEQAELIDSSVFSHEMPFESSGFSFEPKEAVNMYASQVLEIWFLCIKLLEDEDDGVRQALAVNVQKCFSSRKMRSSSNAGEVPTQVEKVIEMSFGYLSSIFGHWINYFEHLSQLVLNSTNYLVPKGDLVRRVFDKEIDNHHEEKLLICQICCSHLEKLPVLNLWLSDMQIKEVFKNYLRRWRMRFYNQLMSFAEDYVEQLGVDWIGGVSNHKDAFLPLYANLLGIYAFSNCIFKGKVDDGSTLLAEVTELGKTLSPLLRNPLISNLYTLVLKSHEKVVGATLDQIYKFTESSIWDGFDPYFLLR
- the LOC8276044 gene encoding thyroid adenoma-associated protein homolog isoform X2, whose translation is MKTSLLANLIDLSDNYDPMPEEMGSRILRIIWNNLEDPLSQTVKQVHQVFDLFLDIQSTLRLGVGSQKIKSFLEKIASDLLPLGSRCKGRYIPLALLTKRLGPKSMLEMCPDLLFETVQAYIDDDVCCAATTFLKCFLECLRDECWNNNGVEEGYAVYRGLCLPPFLYGLTSGVSKLRSNLNTYALPILLEVDVDSIFPMLSFISVGPIGEENGLSFPKLSATDVELGVGQQVAVLVSLFKVCRSLALIEGDIDLYENAAALEAEGVLEAEVKNLYALVCIKGIKVKVPVEWLALALMHSDELLRVDAAESLFLNPKTASLPSHLELTLLKKAVPLNMRSCSTGFQMKWTSLFRKFFSRVRTALERQFKHGSWQPLANYQKESQSAKGTEEALVNRAGDLFNFMRWLSSFLFFSCYPSAPYKRKIMAMELILIMLNVWPIVPPSEDRCPSIAPECSLCPYSIGITSPESALLLVGSIIDSWDRLRESSFRILLYFPTPLPGISSEEMVQRVIAWAKNLVSSPRVRESDAGALTLKLIFRKYVLELGWIVRPSIDGVCFQYQCELVNEDSHIIEPRHPVVEYIKSLIGWLNVAVVEGERDLSEACKNSFVHGVLLTLRYTFDELDWNSDAVMSSILEMREALAKLLGLVMRITSLALWVVSADAWYLPDMDDMGDDDNYLMDELDMVGPSEHVNGDSKHGQDNRPEQIVMVGCWLAMKEVSLLLGTIIRKVPLPSNSCSRSLEVSMSNAGDSSEMSTSIAVLDLKQLEEIGNHFLEVLLKMKHNGAIDKTRAGFTALCNRLLCSNDPRLCKLTESWMDQLMQRTVSKGQTVDDLLRRSAGIPAAFTALFLSEPEGAPKKLLPRALKWLINVANSSLLGPVDTKGIIADSCKFSLAVSDKKLDSAKSSEMHVMEKTSKIRDEGVIPTVHAFNVLRAAFNDTNLATDTSGFSADALIVAIRSFSSPYWEVRNSACLAYTALLRRMIGFLNVQKRESARRALTGLEFFHRYPTLHAFFYNELKVATDMLMDATSGHSESNLAKVVHPSLCPMLILLSRLKPSTIASESGDDLDPFLFMPFIRRCSTQSNLRIRVLASKALMGLVSNEKLPVVLLNIASELPCMKNPVTSSISSMIVNPNVGIYNASFNSIHGMLLQLGSLLDANCRNLADVAKKEKILGDLIEVLTTCSWIASPKWCPCPILNTSFVRALDRMLSIARTGYTSKHFYAIRNLLLELSTVSLDVEDSYGLSYYDPTISELREQAAISYFSCVFQASKVEEILQMPQMHLSPDVKLLNLSETNSFTGLPERLIRSLSDSSYEVRLATLKWLLKFLKSTESKIEVHGIFSSGVRSIQQWNNANLQATMLKLLNSEENHRCMNYILRILSFWNLVQFKKLDGEKCTNTSYVGNLGFDSMCQFWDKLVSLYKLTRHTKTRETLICCMAICVRQYANLLTSYVLANVDESSSRCSASDQLGKSIHLYECIEYFVNVIKEQSSASEPVNMREAAAESIIASGLLEQAELIDSSVFSHEMPFESSGFSFEPKEAVNMYASQVLEIWFLCIKLLEDEDDGVRQALAVNVQKCFSSRKMRSSSNAGEVPTQVEKVIEMSFGYLSSIFGHWINYFEHLSQLVLNSTNYLVPKGDLVRRVFDKEIDNHHEEKLLICQICCSHLEKLPVLNLWLSDMQIKEVFKNYLRRWRMRFYNQLMSFAEDYVEQLGVDWIGGVSNHKDAFLPLYANLLGIYAFSNCIFKGKVDDGSTLLAEVTELGKTLSPLLRNPLISNLYTLVLKSHEKVVGATLDQIYKFTESSIWDGFDPYFLLR